DNA sequence from the Arthrobacter jinronghuae genome:
GCGGAAGGGATCCAGGCTGCTTTGGGCGTTCGGACCGTTGTTGAGGGACTGGACGTCTGGCCCCGTGCGAGCATCGGCGTGCACCTGGCCGAAGCTGGGCAATCCGCCGAGGACCTGCTGCTCCGGGCAGACACGGCCATGTACGAGGCGAAGGAAAACGGCCCCGGCCTGGTGCGGCTATTCGAACCGGTAATGCTCTACGCCCGCCAACTGCGACGGGAAATGGCCGCTGACCTGCGCAAGGCCGTTGAACGCAGCGAGTTTCGATTGGTCTACCAGCCCGTCGTTGACCTGGTCAGCGGGCAAATGCAGGGTGTGGAGGTATTCCTGCGGTGGGAACATCCCACCCAGGGACTGGTCATGCCGGATATCTTCATTCCGCTGGCGGAGGAAAGCGGCGCCATTCTGGGGATCGGCCGCTGGGTGCTGCGGTCTGCCCTGGAGCAATTGTCTGCGTGGCGCGCGGCGGGTCAGGACCAGAACGGCTTCCATATCCGCGTCAATGTCTCCCCGTCCCAGCTGCAGAGCATGGACCTTGTCGACTACGTCCGGGCGCAGCTGCGGGAAACCGGCGCCGCGCCCGAGGATCTCACTCTGGAGATCACCGAGAGCGCCTTCGTGGGCAGCGGGGAAGTAGAGACCTATTCCTTGCGGGCCTTGAAAGCCCTGGGCGTCCGCTTGGAAATTGACGATTTCGGCACGGGCTATTCCTCCATCAGCTACCTGCGGCGCCTGCCGGTGGACACAGTCAAGGTGGACCGGGCGCTGATCGCCGAAATCAGCCGCGACGAAGGGCAGCTGCAGTTCGTGGACGCCGTCCATAGGCTTATCCAAGCCGCCGGAATGGAAGCCGTCTTCGAAGGGATAGAGACCCTGCAGCAGGCTGAACTGCTGCAGGACATGGGCTGCTGCAGCGGCCAGGGCTACTATTTCAGCCGGCCGCTCACAGCCGAGCAGGTGGGGACGCTCCTGGCCAGCGGCAGCCGCCTGCCGCTGGCCACGGCATTGCTGGCGTAACCGGACGCAGGAAGCTCAGTCCCGGACCCGGTACCGCAGGAACACGACGCCGTTGGCGAACCGCTTCTCCTCCAGCAGCTCCAGGTCCAGCCGCAAACCGTCCGGCAGGAACCGTTTCCCGCCGCCGACAATCACGGGGGAGAGCAGCTGCTGCAGCTCGTCAACGAGTCCCGCCTGCAGCGCCTGGCCGGCGAGGTTCGGCCCGCCCACGGACACGTCGCCGTCGGACTCCTCCACGAGTGCCCGCACGGCAGCGGGGCGAAACTCCCGTTCCAGCCGCGTGCGCGGCGCGGAGAGGCCGGTGAGGGTGCGGGAGAAGACCACCTTGTCCGCCGCCTGCCAGATCCGCGCGTAATCGTGGATGGCAGGCGGCTCGTCCTCAGCGGGAACGGTGTCCCAGTAAGCCATCACCTCATACAGCTGCCGGCCCAACAGGTGCGTGTGGACGTCGCGCTCCAGCCCGTTGACGAAGGAGTGGACCTCTTCATCGGGCATGCTCCAGTCAAAGGACCCGGACTCGTCCGCTATGTACCCGTCGAGCGAAGTGATGCTGGTGTAGATCAGCCGTCCCATGCCGGCCTCCCGCTTAGGTTAGAGTCCCAGGGCCTTCCGTACGTCCGCCAGCACTGCGTCCAGGGTTGCACGTGCGTTGGAACGCGCAGCCGGCAGCTCAGCCGCCGAACCGACGGGCTCAATCACCTCGAGATAGCACTTGAGCTTGGGCTCGGTTCCGCTGGGGCGAATGATGACCCGGGTGTTGTCACGGGTAATGTACCGCAGCCCGTCCGTGGGCGGCAGCCCGTTGGCGCCTTCGGAAAGGTCGACGGCGGTTTCCACCGGGGAGCCGGCAAAGGAGACGGGCGGGTGCTCGCGCAGCCGCTGCATCATTTCGGTCAGCAGGCCCAGGTTCTCCACCCGGACGGAGAGCTGGTCGCTCTGGTGCAGGCCGTGCTCCAGGGCCAGCTCGTCAAGTTCGTCAAAGAGGGTCCGGCCCTTCGCTTTCAGCGCCGCGGCCAGCTCGGCCAGCAGCAGGCCGGCGGAGATACCGTCCTTGTCCCGGACCAGTCCGGGGGCAACGCAGTAGCCCAGTGCTTCTTCGTAGCCGTAGGTCAGTTTCGGCACCCGGGAGATCCACTTGAAGCCGGTCAGGGTTTCCTGGTGCTCAAATCCTGCAGCGTCCGCGATGCGGGCCAGCAGGCGGGAGGAAACAATCGAGTTGGCGAAAACAACGCCGGAGCGGGTTTTCTCACCCCGTACCTTCCAGCGGCCGGCAGCGATCCGCCGGGCAATGTGGCGGCCCAGCAGGGCACCCACTTCGTCCCCGCGCAGCATGCGCCATTCGCCCGTGGCAGGGTCCTTGGCGGCGACGGCGGCGCGGTCGGCGTCGGGATCATTGGCAAGGACAAGGTCCGCGTTCCGCTCGGCGGCAAGCTTCAGGGCCAGGTCCAGCGCCCCGGGTTCCTCCGGATTCGGGAAGGCAACGGTGGGGAAGTCCGGGTCCGGCAGCGCCTGTTCCGGAACCAGGGTCACCGAGGTGAACCCGGCGCCGCGAAGTACGGCCGACATGGTTTCGCCGCCGACGCCGTGCATGGGCGTGAGGACGATGTCCAGGTCCCGGGCCGGGTAGCCCTCGCGGTGTGCCAGATTGTCCACGGCTCCGATGTAGTCAGCGATCAGCGACTCGGAAACTTCCGTGTAGCCGTCCGGTGCCAGCTCAATGGAGTCCAGCGGAACGGTGTAGTCGATCCGTGCCGCAATCTCGGCGTCGTACGGTGTGACGATCTGCGCCCCGCGGCCGGGGCCCTTGACCGTCCGGCCGCCCAGATAGACCTTGTAGCCGTTGTCGGCGGCAGGGTTGTGGCTGGCAGTGACCATCACACCCGCGTCCGTGTCCAGGGCACGCACCGCGTAGGCGAGCAGCGGCGTCGGAAGCGTGCAGGGCAGCAGGAAGGTTTCGATGCCGGCGGCACCGAAAACGGCAGCCGTTTCCAGCGCGAAGTCCTTCGACTTGTACCGGGCGTCGTAGCCGATCACGGCACTGGGGGTCCAGTTGTCGCCGGCTGTGTCCTGCAGGAAGGAGGCGATGCCGGCAGCGGTGCGCCGCACCACCACACGGTTCATCCGGCGGGAACCGGCGCCCAGCTCCGCACGCAGCCCAGCAGTTCCGAACTCGAGCGTGCCGGCAAACCGGTCCGCCAGGTCCGCCGCAGCTTCGTCTGCGCCGTCCGCACCGTCCGTGTCCGCGAGGGTGCGGAGGAGGGCGCGGAGTTCGCGGGCGGTGTCCGGGTCAGGGTCACTGTCCGCCCACGCGTGCGCGGCGGCGGTTAGTTCTTCGAGGTCGACGGGGATCAGAGTCATGTGGATACCTACTGTTGCTGGTGCGGGTAGCTGTGCGGCGGAGAGCTGCTAGATCTTGTTGATGATCTCGGCAAGCAGCTTGGAGATGCGCGGTCCGGCGGCCTGTCCCGCTTCCAGGACCTCGCCGTGGCTCAGTGCCACCGGGCTGATGCCGGCGGCCAGGTTGGTAACCAGGGAGATGCCGAAGACCTCCATGCCGGCGTGCCGTGCGGCAATGGCTTCGAGTGCCGTGGACATGCCGACCAGGTCGGCGCCGATGGTCTTGGCGTAGCGGACCTCTGCCGGAGTTTCGTAGTGCGGGCCGGTGAACTGGGCGTAAACGCCTTCATCCAGGGTCGGGTCCACGCTGCGTGCCACGTCCCGCAGACGGGACGAGTACAGGTCCGTCAGGTCTACGAACGTGGCGCCTTCAAGCGGGGAGGTGGCCGTCAGGTTCAGGTGGTCGCTGATCAGCACCGGGGTGCCCGGCGTCCAGTCGGGGTTGAGCCCGCCGCAGCCGTTGGTGAGGACCATGACCTTCGCGCCGGCAGCTGCTGCCGTGCGGACACCGTGGACGACGGCGCGGACGCCCTTGCCCTCGTAGTAGTGGGTGCGTGCACCCAAGACCAGAGCACGCTTGCCGTCGGTGGTGAGGACGGAGCGGATGGTGCCGACGTGCCCCTGCACGGCGGGGGCGGAGAAGCCCGGGATATCCGAGGCGGAAAGCGTTGCGGTGGTCTCGCCGATCAGTTCGGCGGCTTCTCCCCAGCCGCTTCCGAGGACCAGTGCAATGTCGTGGGAGGGTACGCCGGTGTGCTCTGCAATGTAGTCGGCGGCCTGCTGGGCAAGTTCAAATGGGTCGTTAGTCACTTAACAAACTTACAGCCTTGCCGGCCTGCCCAAGTCCGCGCCCGGTACCGCCGTTTGAGCGCCGTCACTCGATGGGACAGAATAGAGCCTTGTGACCACCCAACTAGATTTCACTGCCCGAAAACTTGCAATTCTCGGAGGCGGCCCCGGCGGCTATGAGGCTGCCCTCGTGGCGGCATCCCTCGGAGCGGACGTAACCATCGTGGAGCGGCAGGGACTGGGCGGCTCCGCCGTACTCACCGACGTCGTTCCCTCCAAGACCCTGATCGCCACCGCCGATGTGATGACGCGGATGAACGCGGCCCGGAACCTCGGCGTCGAATTCGGTGATGTGGCTTCTCCGGTCTTCGCCGACCTGAAGGTGGTCAATCACCGCCTGCTGGCCCTGGCCAAGGAGCAGTCCAACGATATCCGCAGCACCCTCGAACGTGCGGGCGTGAAAGTGAAGATCGGCAGCGGCCGGCTCCTGGACAACTCCACCATCGAGGTCACGGCCGACGACGGCACCGTGGAAACGGTCAAGGCCGAGGCGCTGCTGATTGCCACCGGCGCGAACCCCCGCGAGCTGGACACCTCGGTGCCCGACGGCGAACGGATCTTCACCTGGAAGCAGATCTACAACCTCACCGAGGTTCCCGAGCACCTGATTGTCATTGGTTCCGGCGTTACCGGCGCGGAATTTGCCTCCGCCTACAACGGGCTCGGCACCAAGGTCACACTGATCTCCAGCCGTGACCGGGTGCTCCCCGGCGAGGACGCGGACGCCGCCGTCGTTCTGGAGGACGTCTTCCAGGCCCGCGGCATGACCGTGCTCAGCCGGTCCCGCGCCGATTCCGTGAAGAACACCGGCGACGGCGTGCTGGTGACGCTTTCCGACGGACGCACCCTGGAGGGCAGCCACTGCCTCGTGGCCGTGGGTGCCATTCCCAACACCGCCGGAATCGGGCTGGAAGAGGCCGGCGTGCAGCTGGACGAACGCGGCCAGATCCGGGTCGACGGCGTCTCCCGCACCACGGCGGACAACGTCTACGCCGCGGGCGACTGCACCGGCGTGTTCAACCTGGCATCCGTGGCGGCCATGCAGGGCCGCATTGCCGTAGCGCACCTGATGGGCGACGGCGTGAAGCCGCTGAAGCTCAAGACCGTGGCCTCCAACATCTTCACCTCCCCGGAAATTGCCTCCGTGGGTGTCTCCGAGGCCGACGTGGCCGAGGGCCGCTACCAGGGCGACGTCATCAAGCTGTCCCTGCACACCAACGCCCGGGCCAAGATGATGGACGTCAAGGAAGGCTTCGTGAAGATCATTGCCCGCAAGGGCTCCGGCAGTGTGATCGGCGGCGTTGTGGTGGGGCCCCGTGCCTCGGAACTGATCTTCCCGATTGCCATTGCGGTCAGCCAGAAGCTGCACGTGGATGACCTGGCCAGCACGTTTGCCGTGTACCCGTCCCTCACCGGATCTATTTCGGAGGCTGCCCGGCGGCTGCACGTGCACCTGTAGGGATTACTCTTTTCTTTCCCGCGTCCGCGGCGGATTATCCGTCGCGGGCGCGGGATTTTTTCTGCCCGGATATCGGCGCTCCGAAACATTTGTCCATTATCTGGACACAAATCTCAAATAACGGACGCAAGCTCCTAGGATGTGGGTACTTCAATTCCTCTTGCGAAAGAGTTCCAATGTCTACTAAGAATCCCTCCGCGGCATCCACGCCGGCGCCGGTGCCGGCCAAGGCCAATTCCAAGGGCCGCGTGATTGTCGCCAGCCTCGTCGGCACCTCCATCGAGTTCTACGACTTCTACGTATACGCAACGGCTGCAGTCCTCGTCTTCCCCCGGTTGTTCTTTCCGAACGCCGAGGGGGTCACGGCCCTGCTGAGCTCGTTTGCCGTCTTTGGGGTGGCTTTCATTGCCCGGCCGCTGGGCTCCATCGTCTTCGGGCACTTCGGTGACAAGGTGGGCCGCAAGGGAACCCTGGTGGCATCGCTGCTGACCATGGGCATTGCGACGTTCCTCATCGGTTGCCTGCCGACCGCGGAAAACGGCTGGACGATCCTGGCTCCCGCAATGCTGGTGGTCCTGCGGTTTGCCCAGGGTCTGGCCCTGGGTGGGGAATGGTCCGGAGCGGCGCTGCTCGCCACGGAGAACGCGCCGGCCAACAAGCGTGCCGTCTGGGGAACCTTCCCGCAGCTGGGCGCGCCGATCGGGTTCATCCTGGCCAACGGCCTGTTCCTGCTGCTGAGCCTCCAGCTGGATGCCGAGCAGTTCGATTCCTGGGGCTGGCGCGTGCCGTTCCTGGCCAGCGCCATCATGGTGATCATCGGCCTGTACGTCCGGCTGAAGCTGGTTGAGACGCCGGCCTTCCAGAAGGTTGTGGATTCGGGAGAGATCAGCAAGCTGCCCCTGAGCCGCGCCTTCAAGTACAGCTGGCGCCAGATGATTGCCGGCACCTTCATCATGCTGGCGACGTATGTGCTGTTCTACCTGATGACCACCTTCACGCTGTCCTACGGGACTGCGGCCAAGAGCGAGGAAGCCGCCAAGGCCGCCGCGGACAAGGCCGGCAAGGCCTTCGACCCGGAGACCTTCACCGCCGGTCTGGGCTACGCCCGCAACGACTTCCTGATCATGCTGATTATCGGTGTGGTGTTCTTCGGGATCTTCACGCTCGTCGCCGGTCCGCTGGCGGAGAAGTTCGGACGCCGCAAGACACTGTTGGTTGTCACCGCCGGCATCTTCCTCTTCGGCTTCACGTTCTCGCCGCTGCTCGGCGGCGGAACCGTGGGAGTGATGGCACTGCTGATCATCGGCTTCACGCTCATGGGCCTGACCTTCGGACCGATGGGAGCCCTGCTGCCGGAGCTCTTCCCGACCAACGTGCGGTACACGGGCTCGGCCATTGCCTACAACTTCTCGTCCATCCTGGGTGCGGCCGTGGCTCCGTTCATCGCCGTCGCCCTGTGGCAGGCAGCGGACGGCAGCCCGTGGCTGGTGGGGATCTACCTGTCCTCCATGGCGGTGCTGACGCTGATCGCACTGTTCGTGACCAAGGAAACCCGCGACGTCGACTACGAAAACAATTCCAGTGAGGCCGTGAAGGTCCTCTAGACCGTTCAAGCACAGCAGGCCCGGTTCCCTCTGCGGGGACCGGGCCTGCTTTTTTGTATGCCTGTTGGGCTGCCGTTGCCTCGGGTTCGTCCGGGATCGTCCGGGATTAGTCCAGGATCGAGGCGATGACGGCGCCGGCGGACACCGTCGCGCCGGGCAGGGCGCTCAGGCCGGAGATGGTTCCGGACTTGTGCGCGGTCAGCGGCTGTTCCATCTTCATGGCCTCGAGCACCACCACGAGGTCACCCTCGCGGACCGCTGCGCCGTCCTCGACGGCCACCTTGACGATGGTTCCCTGCATGGGGGAGGTCAGGTCATCACCCGCGGCCGCGGTGGAAGCGCCTCCACGGGAACGCTTGCGGGACTTTCCGTTGCCGCGGGCGCCGTTGGGAGCGCCGGCTGCGGGGCCGCCAAGGCCGGCCGGGAGCACAACCTCGAGCCGCTTGCCGCCTACCTCAACGGTGACGCGCCGGCGCTCGTCGTCGTCGCCCGTTCCGGGTTCGCCGTTCCAGGCCGGGATGGTGTTCTCGAACTCGGTCTCGATCCAGCGCGTGTGGACGCCGAAAGTGTCCTCGCCGGTGAAGGCGGGGTCTGCGGTGACGGCGCGGTGGAAGGGGAGCACGGTAGGCAGGCCGACGACGTCGATTTCCGCCAGGGCGCGCCGTGCACGCTGCAGCGCTTCGCGGCGGGTGGCGCCGGTGACAATCAGCTTGGCGAGCATGGAATCGAAGTTCCCGCCCACGGTTTCGCCCGCTTCGATGCCCGAGTCCACGCGGACGCCGGGGCCGGTGGGCAGCTTGAACTCGGAGACGGTGCCGGGGGCGGGCATGAAGTTGCGCCCCGGGTCTTCGCCGTTGATGCGGAACTCGAAGGAATGCCCGCGCACTTCCGGGTCGCCGTAGCCCAGAGCCTCGCCGCGGGCGATGCGGAACTGTTCGCGGACCAGGTCCAGGCCGGTGACTTCCTCGGAGACCGGGTGTTCCACCTGCAGCCGGGTGTTGACCTCCAGGAAGGAAATGGTGCCGTCCTTGCCGACCAGGAATTCGCAGGTCCCGGCGCCCTGGTAGCCGGCTTCCTTGAGGATTGCCTTCGACGCCGAGTAGAGGCGGGCGTTCTGCTCTTCGGTGAGGAACGGGGCCGGGGCTTCCTCGACAAGCTTCTGGTTGCGGCGCTGCAGGGAGCAGTCGCGGGTGGAAATCACGACTACGTTGCCGTAGGCGTCCGCCAGGCACTGGGTTTCCACGTGGCGCGGGGCATCCAGGAAGCGCTCGATGAAGCACTCACCGCGGCCGAAGGCAGCCGTGGCCTCGCGGACGGCCGAGTCGAACATTTCGGGAATCTCTTCGCGGCTGCGGGCAACCTTGATGCCGCGGCCGCCGCCGCCGAACGCTGCCTTGATGGCCAGCGGCAGACCGTGGCGGTCCGCGAAATCCAGGACATCCTGGGCGGACTCGACCGGATCCTGCGTGCCCGGAACCAGCGGGGCGCCCACCTTGGCGGCAATATGCCGGGCCTGCACCTTGTCCCCGAGCGAGGAGATGGCGCTGGGGGAGGGGCCGATCCAGGTCAGGCCGGCATCGATGACGCGCTGGGCGAACTCGGCGTTTTCGGAGAGGAAGCCGTAGCCGGGGTGGATGGCGTCGGCGCCTGCGCGTGCGGCGGCGTCGAGGATCTTGTCCATGTCCAGGTAGGACTCGGCCGCGGTGCTGCCGCCCAAGGCGTAGGCCTCGTCGGCGAGGCGGACGTGCAGGGCGTCGCGGTCGGGATCGGCGTAAACCGCAACGGCGGCAATTCCCTCATCGCGGGCGGCGCGGATAACCCGGACCGCAATCTCGCCGCGGTTGGCAATGAGGATCTTGGTGAGTGCCTTGGCGGGGGTCGCAGCAGGCTCGGGGATGTTCTGGCTCATTGGTGCACTGGCTCCTTTTGATCTGTTCGGAGCCTAGCGCGGTTTTGTGGTCTCGGGCCATAATGCGTGCTGTTTCTGCGTGGGAACCGGCCGTTCGTTGTGGGGATTCTACAAAAGCCGGGAGCTCCTTGGGCGCGCGGCGGGGTCGGCAACTATCCCTCCACCGACGTCTACCCTTCCTCGTCCGGAGGTTCTGTTCCTCCACCGGCCAATGCTGACGGCGCGCTGCTCCCGGTAGCGCCCGCTGGGGGTGCGAACTCCGATGCCGAGTGGTTGATGGAGACATGAGATCTCCCAGTCCGCTCCCTGACGGGATGAATGGCACACCCTTCACTGTCTTGAAAGCCCAGGCACAGGGTGTCGGTGCGGAGCGGCTCCGTGCTTCTGACCTGAGGACTCCCAGCCGGTCCGTCCGCGTGCCCGCAGGAGGCCGGTTCTCCCTGGCTGAGAGCTGCCGCCCGTACGTGGAGTTGTTGCCGGACGCCGTCGTCAGCCATGCAACGGCGGCGCGGCTGCACGGACTGGTGCTTCCGCGGAGGCTGGCCGAGGAACCGGTGATCCATCTGAGCCGGCCTCCAGGGCGAGGGAAGCCAAGGAGACGGAATGTCGTGGGGCACCGTTTGGACCTAATGGCGCATGAGACGGAGGAGGTCCAGGGACTGCCTGTCACCAGCATTGCCCGCACGTGGCTGGATCTTGCCGGGATGTTGTCTCCGGAAGAGCTTGTTGTTATGGGAGACCAGATCGTCAGCGAGCATCAGCGGAATTTTGGAA
Encoded proteins:
- a CDS encoding purine-nucleoside phosphorylase is translated as MTNDPFELAQQAADYIAEHTGVPSHDIALVLGSGWGEAAELIGETTATLSASDIPGFSAPAVQGHVGTIRSVLTTDGKRALVLGARTHYYEGKGVRAVVHGVRTAAAAGAKVMVLTNGCGGLNPDWTPGTPVLISDHLNLTATSPLEGATFVDLTDLYSSRLRDVARSVDPTLDEGVYAQFTGPHYETPAEVRYAKTIGADLVGMSTALEAIAARHAGMEVFGISLVTNLAAGISPVALSHGEVLEAGQAAGPRISKLLAEIINKI
- a CDS encoding NAD(P)H-quinone dehydrogenase — encoded protein: MTTQLDFTARKLAILGGGPGGYEAALVAASLGADVTIVERQGLGGSAVLTDVVPSKTLIATADVMTRMNAARNLGVEFGDVASPVFADLKVVNHRLLALAKEQSNDIRSTLERAGVKVKIGSGRLLDNSTIEVTADDGTVETVKAEALLIATGANPRELDTSVPDGERIFTWKQIYNLTEVPEHLIVIGSGVTGAEFASAYNGLGTKVTLISSRDRVLPGEDADAAVVLEDVFQARGMTVLSRSRADSVKNTGDGVLVTLSDGRTLEGSHCLVAVGAIPNTAGIGLEEAGVQLDERGQIRVDGVSRTTADNVYAAGDCTGVFNLASVAAMQGRIAVAHLMGDGVKPLKLKTVASNIFTSPEIASVGVSEADVAEGRYQGDVIKLSLHTNARAKMMDVKEGFVKIIARKGSGSVIGGVVVGPRASELIFPIAIAVSQKLHVDDLASTFAVYPSLTGSISEAARRLHVHL
- a CDS encoding putative bifunctional diguanylate cyclase/phosphodiesterase, translating into MIRSQEGAGDLPADPRLGQIVEGIVRIAAGNLTSRIPVSSARDQVDAVSTGINLLAAELDDMYQDMEQRVESRTLELREAHQQVQRMALSDPLTGLSNRIDLMQQVERALTDWHGGESAPAVLMIDLDGFKEINDGFGHKAGDLVLQEVAVRLVASVPEGSVVARLGGDEFAVLLPEVARLSALAAAEGIQAALGVRTVVEGLDVWPRASIGVHLAEAGQSAEDLLLRADTAMYEAKENGPGLVRLFEPVMLYARQLRREMAADLRKAVERSEFRLVYQPVVDLVSGQMQGVEVFLRWEHPTQGLVMPDIFIPLAEESGAILGIGRWVLRSALEQLSAWRAAGQDQNGFHIRVNVSPSQLQSMDLVDYVRAQLRETGAAPEDLTLEITESAFVGSGEVETYSLRALKALGVRLEIDDFGTGYSSISYLRRLPVDTVKVDRALIAEISRDEGQLQFVDAVHRLIQAAGMEAVFEGIETLQQAELLQDMGCCSGQGYYFSRPLTAEQVGTLLASGSRLPLATALLA
- a CDS encoding dihydrofolate reductase family protein; protein product: MGRLIYTSITSLDGYIADESGSFDWSMPDEEVHSFVNGLERDVHTHLLGRQLYEVMAYWDTVPAEDEPPAIHDYARIWQAADKVVFSRTLTGLSAPRTRLEREFRPAAVRALVEESDGDVSVGGPNLAGQALQAGLVDELQQLLSPVIVGGGKRFLPDGLRLDLELLEEKRFANGVVFLRYRVRD
- a CDS encoding phospho-sugar mutase, whose amino-acid sequence is MTLIPVDLEELTAAAHAWADSDPDPDTARELRALLRTLADTDGADGADEAAADLADRFAGTLEFGTAGLRAELGAGSRRMNRVVVRRTAAGIASFLQDTAGDNWTPSAVIGYDARYKSKDFALETAAVFGAAGIETFLLPCTLPTPLLAYAVRALDTDAGVMVTASHNPAADNGYKVYLGGRTVKGPGRGAQIVTPYDAEIAARIDYTVPLDSIELAPDGYTEVSESLIADYIGAVDNLAHREGYPARDLDIVLTPMHGVGGETMSAVLRGAGFTSVTLVPEQALPDPDFPTVAFPNPEEPGALDLALKLAAERNADLVLANDPDADRAAVAAKDPATGEWRMLRGDEVGALLGRHIARRIAAGRWKVRGEKTRSGVVFANSIVSSRLLARIADAAGFEHQETLTGFKWISRVPKLTYGYEEALGYCVAPGLVRDKDGISAGLLLAELAAALKAKGRTLFDELDELALEHGLHQSDQLSVRVENLGLLTEMMQRLREHPPVSFAGSPVETAVDLSEGANGLPPTDGLRYITRDNTRVIIRPSGTEPKLKCYLEVIEPVGSAAELPAARSNARATLDAVLADVRKALGL
- a CDS encoding MFS transporter, coding for MSTKNPSAASTPAPVPAKANSKGRVIVASLVGTSIEFYDFYVYATAAVLVFPRLFFPNAEGVTALLSSFAVFGVAFIARPLGSIVFGHFGDKVGRKGTLVASLLTMGIATFLIGCLPTAENGWTILAPAMLVVLRFAQGLALGGEWSGAALLATENAPANKRAVWGTFPQLGAPIGFILANGLFLLLSLQLDAEQFDSWGWRVPFLASAIMVIIGLYVRLKLVETPAFQKVVDSGEISKLPLSRAFKYSWRQMIAGTFIMLATYVLFYLMTTFTLSYGTAAKSEEAAKAAADKAGKAFDPETFTAGLGYARNDFLIMLIIGVVFFGIFTLVAGPLAEKFGRRKTLLVVTAGIFLFGFTFSPLLGGGTVGVMALLIIGFTLMGLTFGPMGALLPELFPTNVRYTGSAIAYNFSSILGAAVAPFIAVALWQAADGSPWLVGIYLSSMAVLTLIALFVTKETRDVDYENNSSEAVKVL
- a CDS encoding acetyl/propionyl/methylcrotonyl-CoA carboxylase subunit alpha; translated protein: MSQNIPEPAATPAKALTKILIANRGEIAVRVIRAARDEGIAAVAVYADPDRDALHVRLADEAYALGGSTAAESYLDMDKILDAAARAGADAIHPGYGFLSENAEFAQRVIDAGLTWIGPSPSAISSLGDKVQARHIAAKVGAPLVPGTQDPVESAQDVLDFADRHGLPLAIKAAFGGGGRGIKVARSREEIPEMFDSAVREATAAFGRGECFIERFLDAPRHVETQCLADAYGNVVVISTRDCSLQRRNQKLVEEAPAPFLTEEQNARLYSASKAILKEAGYQGAGTCEFLVGKDGTISFLEVNTRLQVEHPVSEEVTGLDLVREQFRIARGEALGYGDPEVRGHSFEFRINGEDPGRNFMPAPGTVSEFKLPTGPGVRVDSGIEAGETVGGNFDSMLAKLIVTGATRREALQRARRALAEIDVVGLPTVLPFHRAVTADPAFTGEDTFGVHTRWIETEFENTIPAWNGEPGTGDDDERRRVTVEVGGKRLEVVLPAGLGGPAAGAPNGARGNGKSRKRSRGGASTAAAGDDLTSPMQGTIVKVAVEDGAAVREGDLVVVLEAMKMEQPLTAHKSGTISGLSALPGATVSAGAVIASILD